Genomic segment of Candidatus Zixiibacteriota bacterium:
TTTCTTCGAAATCGCTCCAATAGCAGTCATAATCATTAGTAATTACCGGTTCGGTTCGAAGCAAGCACTCAGCGTTAGAAAGTCTGAAGTGCTTTGACATCGTTCTGGTAATGGGAATTTGAGTGTCTCTGAATTGCTTAATAACTAAGCGAGATATATATTTGATTCTATCCGCATACCATATCGGCTCCAACAAGGTGTATTCACCGATATATCCATCGCAACACAAACCTTCTTCAATAACGATACTATATGGATCGAAGACACTCTCACGCAGAAATCTGATGGCTTCACCTTTTAGGCAATAATGAAATTCATAAGTGGAGTCATGATGAAGCCATAAATAAGTTATGTTTTGTTCAGCCGCAATGAGACCATCTAGAATCAGGTCAGGCGCACCGTCGCCTGAATAATCAAACCTCCTGACACTGGAAAACTCCGAAGGTTTCCATTTCGCCCATCTTGCAGAATCTACATAAGGAATAGCTTTTGAATTGAATTCAATTGAATCTCTGACCAGAGCGAACACCTCCGGAGTAATTGAAGGCAGATCACTTATTCTGACGGAATTATCAGATGAGAAGACGACATGTGCCACGTTGTCGGGCATTCTTTCAGCCGACACGGGCAAGACAGTAAATAGTAAGACAATGATGATTCTTATCATTTCAGCCTCCCGATATTAGGCGAAAATCGGTCTCGTTATAGTTCAATCTGATTTCTTCTTCCCCAGCACCTTCTTCCTATACTCCCGGAACTTCGCCAGATACTCGGCAATCCTGCTTTCCTTACCGTGTTGTGAAGGCTCATAATAGACCGTTCCGGCGAGTTCATCGGGGAAATATTCCTGGTCGGTGAGGGCATCTTCGTACTCGTGAGCGTACTTATATCCCTTCCCATAGCCAAGCGCTTTCATCAGATTAGTCGGGGCGTTGCGAATCCAGAGCGGGACGGGCAGCGAGCCTTTCTTTGAGGCATCGGCGGTCGCTTTGAGAAAAGCGATATATGCCTTGTTCGATTTGGGGGCGCAGGCGAGATAGATGACCGCCTGGGCGAGAGCCTGCTCCCCTTCAGGAGTGCCGAGAAAATGATAGGTGTCGCGGGCGTTGAGGGTGAGGGTGAGGGCGTTGGTGTCGGCCAGGCCGATATCTTCGATGGCCATCCGAATCAAACGGCGGGCGATATAGAGACGGTCCTCCCCCGATTCGAGCATCCGCGCCAGCCAGTAAAGGGAGGCATCGGGGTCGCCGCCGCGGACCGATTTGTGCAGCGCCGAAATCAGATTGAAATGCTCTTCGCCGGACTTGTCATACAGATAAGTTCCTTTCTGATGAATCTCGGCCGTCTTCTCCGCGGTGATATGGCCATTTCTTCCGGCATCTTCAGCGGCGGCTTCGAGAAGATTGAGGGCGCGACGGGCGTCGCCATCGGCGACCGCGGCGATGAAGGCGATAGCCTTGTCGTCAATTTCAAGATTCATGGCGCCGAGACCTCGTTCAGAATCGGCGAGGGCATTCCTGATGATTCCAGACAGCGATTCTTCAGTCAGGCGTTCGAGAACATAAACCTTCACGCGTGATAACAGCGCCGAAATGACTTCAAATGACGGGTTCTCGGTAGTGGCGCCGATGAGGACGATATCCCCTTTCTCAACATAGGGGAGAAAGGCGTCCTGCTGGGCTTTGTTGAAGCGATGGATTTCATCGATGAAGATATAAGTTTTCCGTCCCGACATTTTGCGATAGTTGCGGGCTTTGGAGATGACCTCTTTGATTTCTTTGATGCCGGAGGTCACCGCCGAAAAAGGGATAAATAAACCGCTGGTCGCTTTGGCGATAAGTTCCGCCAGAGTCGTCTTGCCGGAGCCGGGGGGACCCCAGAAAATTACCGAGCCGACCCGATCCTGCTCGATGGCGCGGCGCAGGGGGGTTTCTTTGCCGACCAGTTTCTCCTGCCCGAAGAACTGGTCGAAATTCTGCGGGCGCATCCGGTCGGCGAGAGGAGCGGCGAAAGTAGAATCGCCGGAATCGTTTGGTTTTTGCTCATCGAAAAGTTCCATAAGACAAAAGACAATATAATATAACTGAGGCAAAAATGGTAGGCAGGGTTCTGAGTCCGATTCGGGAAGGTAAAGAGCGTTGGGAGGATGAAAAGCCGGACATTATCATCTGACGGCGAATTTGATTTTGTTGGAACGACCCTTACGGTTGCCCGGTAGAAATCCCGCTATACGGGATTTTGTGGGCAGGGGTAAACCCTGCCCCTACAGTGAAGGCGGGGATTGATTTCGATGGAGTCGAAATCAAATTGTTATTCCGGGCAAGGCTGTCTCTTAAGTCGTCGCTGTCGTGGTACGGAAAAGCGGCAGGTCACAATTTCGCGCTGATGGCGATATAAGAATCAAGTGCGATGCACTTGACGTGGCGAAATCAAGACCTGCCGCAACATTGAACCCGGCATTGGTGTCTGACGGTAAATATGATTTTGTTGGGACGACCCTCGCGGTTGCCCGGTAGAAATTCCGCTATACGGGATTTTGTGGGCAGGGGTGAATCCTGTCCCCACGGTAATAGCGGAGATTGATTCCGACAGAGTCGAAGTCTCGATGTCATGAAAAGGTTCCTCACGCGGGGCATATAAAGTCTGACCGATTTGGTCAACGTTCGGGGATGGGGATTCGTATGGAAATGACAGAGGGACAGGGATTCTACTTTTCAATTTAAGTTTTCTTAGGAGGCGGAAATGTCGGAATTGCTGAAAAGAGACGGTTGGTTGGAGATGACGAGACGCAAAATGCTGGGAACTTTGCTGGTCGGAATGGGGGCGGTTCTAACCGGCTGTGGTGTCGGTTCGGTGGGGGAGAAATTTTCGACGCGGGGAAGAATTCTTCTGGACAATCTCCCTTCCTATCCGCCGGGACTGGAAGAGGCGATTCGGTTTCCTTTGCTCGAGGCGATTACGGGGAGAAGGGCGCGACGGTTTTCGCTCGGGTCGGAGATACCGGATGGACCCCTGGCGTTTAAATCGACACATGAGCCGAAACCACTCGATGAACTGGAGCAGATGCTGGTGGTGACCGCAGTCGCCGGAAGCACCGGATGGCATCATATGATTTACCGCAACGCCCGCTATGCGCCGCATCTGGCGAATTACTCGATGGCGGCCGGCGGGAGGACATTTCCCTCGGCGGCCGGATTTCATACCAGTGAAGTCTTCTACACCGATGACAACGGGGTCTATTTTCTGCCGACACGCGACTCCGGGTCGCTACTGGAGAAGGGAGGAGACGGGGAATGGGACCTGAATAAATGGCTGCAGGCGCATAAATCGCGGGTGCAGAAGATAGCCGAGGGAAGATTAAATATTCCGCCGGAGGAGCCATTTATGGAGGGGCATAATACCTGGTGCGTGAACCGTCCGGGGTCAACCGTAATATTCCCGGTGGCAGACCTGGCGCAGCATCACCTGGGGATTCTCTGCTTTCTGGTGCAGAACGGGTACTGCATTTATGATGATATGAATAACAAGCCGATTCCGGGGATGGAGAAGTTTAAAACTCTGGTCGATGTGGAGCACCCGTACCCGATGACCTTTATCGACCAGTATGCCCTCTCGGAGGCGTCGGTAGAAATCGCCTGCGCCTGCTACGCCGGGATGCTGACCCTTCAGGCGCTCGGACTGGGGGGATGGATGTTTGATGGTTTAGACCGGCATACGGTG
This window contains:
- a CDS encoding replication-associated recombination protein A, with amino-acid sequence MELFDEQKPNDSGDSTFAAPLADRMRPQNFDQFFGQEKLVGKETPLRRAIEQDRVGSVIFWGPPGSGKTTLAELIAKATSGLFIPFSAVTSGIKEIKEVISKARNYRKMSGRKTYIFIDEIHRFNKAQQDAFLPYVEKGDIVLIGATTENPSFEVISALLSRVKVYVLERLTEESLSGIIRNALADSERGLGAMNLEIDDKAIAFIAAVADGDARRALNLLEAAAEDAGRNGHITAEKTAEIHQKGTYLYDKSGEEHFNLISALHKSVRGGDPDASLYWLARMLESGEDRLYIARRLIRMAIEDIGLADTNALTLTLNARDTYHFLGTPEGEQALAQAVIYLACAPKSNKAYIAFLKATADASKKGSLPVPLWIRNAPTNLMKALGYGKGYKYAHEYEDALTDQEYFPDELAGTVYYEPSQHGKESRIAEYLAKFREYRKKVLGKKKSD